The Lineus longissimus chromosome 6, tnLinLong1.2, whole genome shotgun sequence sequence TTTATTACTCAGGCATAGCTTTAGTATAAATATCACCCAGCAGATGGCAGCAGTGAGCTACCAGACATTTCGCAGCTAAAATCATCTGTTTTCTATTTACAAAATGTGCATGACGTGAATACATCCTGTTGTAGTGCATGCATAGCAATGTTTGAAACTGTACTCATACACACTCACACACATATATTTACAGTACATATTTTCTACATGTAGTATGAATGGGGCATGACTACAAATTTTAATATTGATGGGGCATGAAATACATTCCCGGCTAAAAGATGCAAATAAAGTATGAGGTGTACTACATAATAACGTTCATTTTACATTTACATTATGAAAAAACTTCACGAATATAAGCAGCAGAAATATACAagcccccccccttccccattttattttcaaatccaaCCCTCGAGACCAGTTAAACTCGATAAAACTGGAGAATAACCTATACCCATTGTAAATAATGACATGTTTCATTCGAAACCTTGTCAAAGTTCAAACATCTCCCTCTTGCCCTCTATTGATAGGTACTTCATGATCTTCCCACATTCTAAAACATCACAATAGCTTTCTCAGTAACAGTTGCCACCAAGTGTGGAAAAAATCTTGGCAATATGAAACACTGAATGTGAGTTGTGACACTAAGAAAGCATTCTAAAATCTATACACATCATATTTACAAAAGTTTTGATAGAGTCAGTTGCAGAGATGCCATCCTTGATTATTGCTCAATGACCTCATCATTAGTACCAGTAGTCTATTTTTCCTCTCACTCCTTTCATTATCTCAGTTTGAAAAACAAGAAGTTCACAGTCAAACAAGATTTAGTCAACCCCGAGATTCCACTTTTAACTTCTCTTGCAAAATTGACTTTTTCTGGCACATCTGCAACTAACTCAGGAGAAAAACTTCTGGTAACCCTGAAAAAGGTCATCAACTTGTTGACAAGTTTCAATCATACAATCACAACCAGTCTCACTTTCTTTCAAATCAACTATCAAACACCATTTCAAGGCAGGTCAAAAGCTAGTTGATACAGTTCACTGTCTAAAGTAACGTCACTCTTGTGTGGGAAGACTTGTGTAATATGCTGCTCCGGCAGTTCGGTCTGGTTTTGGGATTCAACCCCTCCTGAAAATGGAAGGAAAGAAAATGTAGGACATCAACATTTCCACAGTCAGTTGCTTGGCAGTAAAATGAGCActggataagttgaaagaatgaAGTTACATTCTACAATAGACCAATAGGCTGCAGTGCAATACTAAGATAAGAATGTGCCATGATAAGATCACTGGTATGCAATTAACACTGGCAGAGAAGAACATTCAAGTTAGGATCAATGGGGTTAGCTTATTTCGCCCCACACTTTGGAAGTTATACTGAGATATATACTGAAATATACTGAGCAGATAGAGGTAGATGCGATTTTTGGAACTCGTGCCCGCAAGAGGATCAAAAGCTAAAGCACTGAGCATTAATCATGCAACCCTTTCACCACAACAATTAGAGCAGCAATCAAGCAGAGACTTGAATAGAGTCTGACCTATAGTCTTGGACGTTTGCGAATGGCTCTGGCAAAAGGTGATACCTGCTGAAACAAATTCGGATcttaattttctttttaaagtcAGCTTTATGGGAGATTGACCAGTCATTTACTGGTTGAATCACGAGTGGCAGGCATGTTTCACATATTCTGGCTCtgcttttcaagttttttttgtAGTGATATATTGTTTCTCACTTATGACAAGGAAAGAATCATTTGGCAGGGAGAAGTAAAACTAAAATCAAAACCTGACTTACAGCTGGTGTATTGGGGTGAGTCAGCAAGTCATTAAATTTTGCCAGAGCCAGCCACATTTTGACGAATGAACAATGATCATAAAATCACAATGATTTAGTTCAAGTAGCTAATTTATCAATCTTGACCAGTGTGTCATATTTTTCCACAGAGCAGCATGGACCCTTtatgctgtacatgtatgttgaaccCCTCAATCAGTCATTGCCTCAGATCTACAATCTTTTCAGCATGGACCCATTCATTATCAAAATCACCACTTACTGAAAAGTCTTGATATGTTATCCCTGACACAGTTGATAGAGTACTCGTATCTTTCTGCGTCATCACGGATCCATTGCTGCTCATCGATGCCTGGCAGTTGTTTGATTTGTTCTTATCAATGAGGGCACGTCTGCTACGGTTCAAGCGGTCCTGCGTTGGTCGTAACCGGCGTGGAGTCTGAAAAATGGACAGGGAAGTTATCAGGGACCATCCAGTGACGCAAAAACTGATCAGGCAAGGCAATCACAACAACAGACATTCTGCTTAAAGAAGCTGCAGCCAATTCAGCACTAGGTTCAGCTCAGCTTGTGTAAGGACAAATttgtgatgatgctgttactggACAGCCTCATGTTTTTTTTGGGTGGTCACTCGTGTGTGATAGAAGTAGCCTGGAAAATTTCCAGGCAATGTTACGAGTATTCAAAATGAAAACTAGATCAATGCATTACACTTACCTTGGCAAAAGACTTGGCATTTGCTGACTTAGGTGGTCTGCACATCGATGGTGAAGCAAATATGCTCAGTTGGGACTGTCCGATTCGGCTGACAGAACCAGGAGTCTTCTGTGTGCTGTTCAGCTACAATGGAGAAAGACCACATGAGCACCAAGACATTTGAATAAAAAACATCTGAGGAAGAACAAGCTGAAGAAAAACTTGCCAAAGAATATATCCATTTCAAGGTACGTGTGCTCACAGAAATCACTGACTATGGAACTTGCAGCTCATTGTTCAGGGATCACTGACAGTAGAATCTAGTGTTACGATACTAGACACATCAAATACAGCTCTCACAGACAGCTGATAACCACTTTACTTCAGTGGTTTCTGTACATCTtggaccaccaccaccacaaaatGATCAAACACTTCTTCATACCGGTTGCCCTACCTTTCTCATCTTAGGATTGGGCGTCTTTGAGGGTGTGGTCAGGAAGCGTCTTTTAGCAGCGGGTGCAGGAGTAACCGGCTTACTGCCATAAAACATCTCCTCCTCCATAATCTTGGCATTTTTTCTTTTGCTGAAATGTAGCGAATAATTGTAAATCAATTAATCAGTTCAAATGAACTGAACCCACAAATGAATTAACTGGAAGCAAATATTTTGATGAGGTTTAGTTCTTCTTACAGTGTTACGGGCAGAGGTTCAGAGATGTTTCACATCTCAAATTCAAGGCACAAGAAATTCACAAGTACACAACATTTCGTGCCACCAACACCCTCGTAGCTGGACCATCCTTCATCTAGCTTCTACATGTAGATGCTTACCCGTTGcgccttttcattttctttctgcAACTTCAAGTTCTCCCACTCAGACTTGATGTAGTCCGAATACCGAGCACCGTCAATTAAAAAATCTCGGCCATTTTCCTCCTCCCACTTGGCGATGAGTTCTTCCAGCTCTTCTTCCAACTGAAACAAATCAATTGAAGATCAGCATGGGCATTTCTCTCAAAAATGTCAGATGTTTATTTTGTCATAAGGTGACAAGTTGTTACTGATTTAAAGTTCCTCCTTCTTTAGAATCTCTCGACTAGTCAGTTCGGTACAAATCAGAGTAATGGATGTGACGTAGTTGGCTGTCCCACTGTAGCCCTAAAATAGCTGGCCTCCATCTTTCAAGATAATATTGTGCGACCAAATTGTGTGGTGAGGTCTTTGGATCCTCTAAAGTCGGCCTGGCTGAAAGTTATTGCAAGAAACACTTGTTTGTTTGGTTAGTTAATGCCATGATTTTTTGAACCGAGTTATGCATTTAGAAGAAATACACAAAAATATGCTGCCCGCTCAATGATTGGAACACACTCACCTTTGGTaaagtcttttgtaatttctttctgGTCTTCTCCTCTTGGAGTAGACCACCTCCTCTGTTATTGAACCGATTTGGATCATTAGCTTTAATCTGAAATGGACATGAGATTTAGATTGTAGTTTTAACTGGTGAGGAAAGCAGCTTAGAGTATGTGAACGAGAACTGGATACTGTTCGAATTCATTGGGCAGAGGATAGCCAAATGACACTCAAGAAACCAGTGGAACAATGACAACCTAGAATATGAAGAAAAGAAGACTGCCACTGCATGTACGACAGGCAAGTTCCAAAAGGGTTTTAGTCTAAAATAAACAAGCAGACTATGAACATTCATCCGAGAGAACTTGCCATATCAGCAACAGCCAAAAACTTTGAAAGAAACGATCCAACAAAACCAAACTTACATCTAATTCTAAGAAGTGGTTCCAAGAGCTCTGTCTTCTTTGGAGTTTCTGGAACAGTGGCTTGTGTTCGTCGTAGTATTTTTTCACCTTATTCACCTCTGCTTCATGTTTCTCCATTAATTCCTCAGAGTAGTTGTCTGCAAAGACAAATGCCAATTATTTTTCAGGGCCATTATTACCTCCAAAAACAACACAGTGATTCTTCAGTGTGGCTTGACTTCATCCATACTGTCGTCTTTCAATCATATTGGTCACAAAGACGCCCAGTAACAGGCTGAGCTGTCTGATTGCTATGATATGATATTCTATGTCCTCTTATTTGAATGAGGCACGATCAGATTTCCTGCAAGTGCTGGGAGACCTCGCCAGAATAAGTTTGACCCCACACAGAGGGTAACTGCTCTGTGATTTGGACAACCCAAAACACACAATACTGCAACTTTTACGAGTTTAACTGGTCACTCACCATCATGAAAAGGTACAAATAAATCCCTCTCCTCCTCCGAGTAGCGACATCTGTCCCACCATTCCACCAACTCTTTCCGCACTCCCTCTATGAACTTTTGGATGTTTTGTAATTTTAGTAGCTCGCATCTTGCAATTTCTTCTTCAAGCTGCAACAACATAACGCAATATGAAAATTCAAACCACATACAGCAAACTTGTTACCGGCTAATGGGAgtagtattaaggacactgcagCCTCAGCCGTGGCTTGAAGAAAGAGTGATCAGTCTCAAAGAGGAATTGCACCCACCAACAATTTATCCAGGGTTGAGGTAGTTACAGCACATGACAACATGGTATACAGTATCGTACTAATTCACTGATCCTATGGACAGCACATATTAATAACATACAAAATAAGAAATTATACCTGTGCCAACACCGATGGTTTAAAGCCTGTGTGATCTGACAAATATTGTTCCCTCTCATTTTCTGGCTCCTCCAATCTATCCCATAATATCATCAGTCGTTCTCGGAGTCCTGTACCATGAGCAAAGTTCTCCTCTTGCTTAGATTTGAGCTGAAAGTGAAATGCAAAGAATTGTAAAATTTCTGTCGGACACATAGATTCTCATGGGTGTGACTGCCAGTAGCTTAGTACCCAATTCAAACGACATGCTTTTTTAGCCATTGGCTTTTGTTGGTTTAAAAAGGGCCTCACAGGAGTCTCTGGTAGGGCAGTTCAGGGACTTGGCATGGTATGGGTGATGAACCATCCATCTGTAGATGGGGATTTAGTTTGTAGTGAGTGCTGTCCTTGAACATTGGCAAGGGTGCCATATGTCCTGTTGTCACTTAATGCTGGCAAAGGTTCCATGTGCAAAATTTTGGTGCAGGTTGGATCCCCATCTAATCTAATAGTAATACTGTAGTTTTATGCTCACCTGTTTGTGGAGGGATTCCAACCCCTTCATGTTATCTGACGAAAGAAGGAAAGACGTTTCAACTTCGCACAGGATCTCTTTCTCAAAGGAACTCGCTGGTACTCTCTCCAGTTCTAGGAGCAGGGTCGAGATTTCTTTTCGTGTGTCAACAAACTTTCCATGTCTTTGAACCTGGAAAATACAACCCAATAGTTGATGAGAATACTAACTGCTTTTGACAAGGAA is a genomic window containing:
- the LOC135490008 gene encoding protein regulator of cytokinesis 1-like — translated: MEKSGPAGKDLDRFVRLQPVLNELEEIWDEIGIVSDQREKRKHVVFLHLNNLLQDMLDEEKILRKNLVENLEKNSEAVLKLTKELGLSQYEPKDGLSMLKLDEDLRMKVKELTKMKRERLAELDNLKEKEQHLCDVLCVTPYYIPSGSVPDSQQIAELKQHIATLSAEKVQRHGKFVDTRKEISTLLLELERVPASSFEKEILCEVETSFLLSSDNMKGLESLHKQLKSKQEENFAHGTGLRERLMILWDRLEEPENEREQYLSDHTGFKPSVLAQLEEEIARCELLKLQNIQKFIEGVRKELVEWWDRCRYSEEERDLFVPFHDDNYSEELMEKHEAEVNKVKKYYDEHKPLFQKLQRRQSSWNHFLELDIKANDPNRFNNRGGGLLQEEKTRKKLQKTLPKLEEELEELIAKWEEENGRDFLIDGARYSDYIKSEWENLKLQKENEKAQRVSIYIKRKNAKIMEEEMFYGSKPVTPAPAAKRRFLTTPSKTPNPKMRKVGQPLNSTQKTPGSVSRIGQSQLSIFASPSMCRPPKSANAKSFAKTPRRLRPTQDRLNRSRRALIDKNKSNNCQASMSSNGSVMTQKDTSTLSTVSGITYQDFSEGLNPKTRPNCRSSILHKSSHTRVTLL